Within the Acidimicrobiales bacterium genome, the region CAGGATCGGTACGGGCGAACACCGTCAACAGGCTGGCCCTGGTGGCGTTGGTGATGTAGCGCTTCGAGCCGTTGATGACGAACCCGTCGCCATCGGCGACCGCTCTGGTCCTGACGCTGCCGGCGTCGGAGCCGGCCTCGGGTTCGGTCAGGCAGAATGAAGCGACATCGCCTGCGGCGAGGCGTGGCAGCCACGCCTGCTTTTGCTCCTCGGTGCCGTCCATGACCAGCCCTTGAGAGCCGATGCCGTTGTTGGTGCCGATGACCGAGCGAAAGGCCGGCGACGTCCAGCCCAGCTCCATGACCACCTTGCACTCTTCTTCGGTGTTGAGGCCCAGGCCGCCATATTCCTCGGGGATGGTCAGGCCGAACATCCCCAACTCTTTCATCTCGTCGATGAGGTCCTCGGGTATGGCGTCTTCGCGGGCCACCTGCAGTTCGAGCGGAACGATCCGCTCGCGGACGAACCTGCGTGTCGTGGCGATGAGATCTTCGAGGATGTCTGGGTCGAGGGCCATGCCCGAGACGTTAGTCGTCGCGCCGAACCTTCTCGTCTGCTGTGGGTGTGGCCGAATTGCGCTCGAGATGTCTGTACACGGCGCTGCCCGTCATCCTGCCGCCGGCCGCGCTGCCGCCGGACAGCGGCCCGATGGCTTCGCGAAGCCGCTTCGCCACGGGCGAACTCGTGCTTACCTGGCCCTTGCTCGAGAACAGACCCCGAAGAAACCGGATGATGAACATGGTCGCCCCCTTGACGTCACGAGTTCGACCCTAGGGGAGGTACGACTCGATCTCGGGTCGGCACCGCGACCAGAACTCGCGATCGAACGAGCCACCAGAAGGGTCTTCGGTGTGCGGTAGGCCCAGCCGCACCACCACGGCGTTGGCCGACGCAATCAGGTACAGGCGTTGGTCGCCCATCCCGAACCCGGCGACGGTGTCGGCGGGTGCCTCTGGTGCGATCGGACGATCGATCTCGATGCGTCCGAACGAGTGCCTGGGATCGACGGGTCGCCCTGGCGGGTTGCCCGGCATTACAGCGCTGGAGCCGCCCAGCCTCCACCACAGGTAGCCATAGGAAGGGTTCATGGTCGTCGAAGGCGAGCACATCTCGTCCAAGAACGCGTCGCTGCAACCCAGATCGGCGCGATCCAGAACAGCACGCCCGAAACGCCACAGATCGCGGGCGCAGGTGTGAAGACCTGACTGAGGCCACCCGTCGGCATCTTCGCTGCCCGGCCGTGGCACAAACGACGAGTTGGTCATCTGCAGGGGGCCGAACAGCCGCTGGGTGAACAGTGTGTTCGAGTCGAGGCCGGTCGCCAGCTCGAGCAGTCGCCTGACCCGGTGGTAGGCATTGTTGTTGTAGTACCAGTGGGTGCCGGGCGGGGCATCGAAGTCGAAGTACTCGTCGAGACCGGTCGACATGGTGATCAGGTGGCGAACGGTGATGGCTTGTTCCGCCTCGCCCTCCAGGCGTGTCCAGCCCGATCCGAGGTAATCGGCCGCAGGTGCGCCCAGGTCGACGATGCCCTCGGCGACCAGTTGTCCCAGAACCACAGCGGTCGCCGACTTCTGTATCGACGCGCAGTCTTGGGTGGATGTCGCGTCTGCGCCCTGCCAGTACTGCTCTACGACCAGTTCGTCGTCGACTTCGATAAGCAGTTGGCGGGTGTTGACCGAGCCACACCACTGCGTGGTCGCGTCGAAGGCTGTGGTCGACGAAGTCATCTGGCACCTCCCGCTTGCGAGGCACGACTGGCCACTTCAGCACGATCGGCCTCCAGCAGAGCCGAGTTGTCGCCGAACATCTGATAGGGCTGGCTCTTGTAGAACACGGTTCCGGTGGGCCCGTCAT harbors:
- a CDS encoding serine hydrolase domain-containing protein, with translation MTSSTTAFDATTQWCGSVNTRQLLIEVDDELVVEQYWQGADATSTQDCASIQKSATAVVLGQLVAEGIVDLGAPAADYLGSGWTRLEGEAEQAITVRHLITMSTGLDEYFDFDAPPGTHWYYNNNAYHRVRRLLELATGLDSNTLFTQRLFGPLQMTNSSFVPRPGSEDADGWPQSGLHTCARDLWRFGRAVLDRADLGCSDAFLDEMCSPSTTMNPSYGYLWWRLGGSSAVMPGNPPGRPVDPRHSFGRIEIDRPIAPEAPADTVAGFGMGDQRLYLIASANAVVVRLGLPHTEDPSGGSFDREFWSRCRPEIESYLP